The genomic region CTGTGGTGGCCCCGGATCCGCCCAGGCACGTGACTGCGCCGCCGCCCGTCAAGCAGCAGACATCGCCCCCGGCATCCCCGGCGAGTAACGAATTGCTCGCTGCACCGACATATCGGATGGGTTACGTCGATTACCTGCGGGCCGCCGGAATGGGCGAGGTCGCAGCGGTCGCCGTGCCCGGAGTGACCGGAATCCTCGTCCTGACGAGTGCCGGAGGTCTGATCGGATACCGCCAGGCCCGAGCCGGCCGAGCCGTCCGTGCAGGGGGCCCGGCGCGCTTCATGGGTTGACCTCCCTCACCTGCCAGTGCGGGAGTAGACACGTCCTAGTGAACTCGTTGAGAGGGGGTCGACTTGCCCGCCAGCCGCCGCGTGACGCGCGCTGTCAACGAGGTACTCGACCTCGCCCCGAGACGAGGTGAGGTGTCACTCAATCGTCTGGTGCAGGCCGTCGCCGAATCGCGTGCCCGGCCCATCGAGCTGACGATGGCGGATCTGCCGTCTGGGGTGTGCGGGCAGTGGCGTCAGTACGTCGACCACGACGTCTTCCTGATCCAGCGGGGACTGCCTGCCGGTGATCGCACGCTCGCCCACGAACTCGGCCACCTGGTGCTCGGCCATGAGGGCATCTCCATCGTCGAAGCCGCGCGTGACAACGTCGAACTCGCCAGCAGCGATCTCATCGGCTACATGCTGAACCAGCGCACCGGATGTATGGGCCCCAGCGGCGAGGACGCCGAGCAGGAGGCCGAGGACTTCGCGGCGCTGCTCATCTATCGACTCGGTCGGCTACCGTCCGACCGTTCGTCGATCGTCCAGGTCCGGCTCGGAGAGGCGTTTGGTTGATCGTCTGGGTGATCGCCGGTCTCCTCGGATTGGCGACGGGCCTGCGCATCGGCTGGGCACTGGTCAACAAGCAGTCGCTCGTCAGCGCGGCCATGATCCTCGCGCTGGGCAGCCTGGGTACTGTCGCCGCCCTCAACTGGCAGCCGCTCACGCTGCTCATCGACAGCCTGCTGCGGTGGCCCAACGTGTCCATGGTGTTCAGCCAGGTGGCGTTGATCGCCTGTGCGGCCGGAAGTTGCGTGATGATCACGTCGGCGTCGTCGAGTCGAAAGCCGGCTCAGATACGGCGGATCGCGATCGTGCAGTACTCCGTCGCGTTGGTCATCGCGGCGCTGTCGCTGCTGACGTTCTTCACCTCGCCGCAACAACCGGAGATGGCGCCTGAGGAATACCTGCGGCGCAACCTCGGGGCCGGGGGGACCGGGATGTCGTGGCTCCTGCCGCTGCTCTACGTGCTTCTGGCGTTGACGCTGGTGGCATGGGCGGGTGTCCGGCACTCCAACCGCACGCGACGGGGCCGCGCCCTGTTCCTGTTCACGCTCGGCATCGCCCTGATCGTCCTGGCGAGCGCGTTCTTCCTGCTCCGCGCCGTGGGCAACACGCGGTTCGTCGGAGTGGGCTCGGCGGCAACACTTCTCGGGTGCGCCATGTTGGTGGTGGCCGGTGGCTCGTTGCTGCCCAGCATCGAGGACTGGTTCGGGGCCCGCCGTGAACTGAAGACCATCCAGCCGCTGCTCAGCGAACTCAGTGTGCGGCATCCCAATATCGGCATCGGCGTGCGTCCACGCGGCCCGCTGCTGTTCCGCGTCGCTGAGCAGATGTCGCTGATCTCCGACGCGCTCTACCTCGAGGCGACGGAAGTCCTCGAGGACGGGCAGGCGAATGAGACGCCGATGCGGGGCGCGTATGACGACGTGGACCCGGAGACGGCATCACCCGAGCTGCAGGCACGTCGAGTGGCCGAGTGGATACACGATGGGCGTGGCGCATCACGTGAGTCGGCAAACTCGAAGTTCCCCGGTCCCACTTGGCTGCGTCAACCATCGGGGTATTCCGACCGCGAGTGGATCCTGGCCATCGCCGATGAGTACAGAAAGCTGGATCAGGCAGTCGGGGTTGCCGCGCAATAAATAACGCGGCAGTCAATTTTCGCCAGGTGCAACAGTCTGCACCCGGCGGGCTAATCGTCCAGGTGCTCTTGACGACGGAGTTCGTCGACCTTCTCGACCAGGTCCTGCTTGGCCTCGGGGGACAGGCCCACGGTACGCGCCGCAATACGTCGGATGCCCTCGTCGCGCATACCGGCGAGCCACGTCAGCTCCTTGTCGAGCTTCTCGTAGTACTCGTCGTCGGTGAAGTAAGCGGGCTTGATGCGGAAGAAGTTGGCAAGTGCGGCCATGGTGGCGACCGACGGGTTGGTCCGGTTGCCTGAACGCAGCTGCGACAGGTACGGCGCCGACATCGTGACGCCTTCGGCCTTGAGTGCAGCAATCACCTCGGCCGACGTGTGCGGGCCGCGTCCGGGCGGGTAAACCGTGTCAAAGAGGCGGTTTAGCCGGGCGGCAAACGTCATGCTCATCGTGAATCCTCCACTTAGCGTTACAGGCGGGCGTCTATCTGGACGTATTTGCTGATCATCGTAGCGAGTGATAGCACTGCCGCCAAGTGCAAACCACCGAAAACTCGCTGCCGCCCTTCGGCGGGACCCGCCGGAAAGCCATCTAGCTGCGGCTTTTCGGGGCGCCGTTCCGGACGACATGGGACGAGTGCAAGCAAATACTGACGCGCGAGTTGTTTTGCCAACCTCGACGGCTGCGACGACTGGGTCTGGGGTGGCCCCTGGTGCACTCCCGGCTACCGAACTGCGGCGACCTCGATCCCCGGGTCGTGATTTGCTCACGAACTTAACGGTTCCTGCACGCAGTAGCTGTATCTGCGGCCGTCGTGCGCTGGCCTGGGTCGCCCGATGGCCGCGGCGCGCGGTGCCCGTCCCGCGTCCGGGTAACCAATCCCCTCGGACATTGATTCTGGCGACGAGCGGCGGTGGCGCTATGCCGCGAGCAGCATCGCCAGGATCGCGGTATCCGGGTGACTGATCGGATCGACGCCCACCCGACTGATCATCGATGTGATGGTGCCGTCCGACTCGGCCTCGACCCATGCGGCGCGGTGCTCCAGGCCGAGGTGCGGCAGCCCGGGCAGCAGCACGCACCCCGATGCGGCGCCGCTGCACTCGGGCAGCGACGGCGTCGTCTCCGAAGGAGGATGAAGCATCAGCAGCGCCGGCGGTTGATGGTCGGCGAAATATCCGGGAGGGAGGGCGAACTCACCTATCACCGGACCCTCGGCCAGGACCAGTCCGACGGTGCCGGGCGAAGGTGCGTCGGGCAGCTCCTCGCGAACACCGAAGATGGTCGTGGTCGCCAGCAGCCCGGGAAGTGACGCGACCCTGACGGCGACGATGAGCAGCTGGGCCCATTCCTTGGTCGAATCCGGCCAACGGCCGGAGACCACGAAACCCTTGAGAGACCCACCCGAGTGGAAGGGGGAGATCTCCACGGCCTTGCCGGAACCCGTATCCATATCGCCTCCGTTCTCGGCGCCTGGCGACTGCCCCGACACGGCTGTGGGTCGATCCCGTCAGCATGCGGCAGGGGTGGCTGGCACGCAAGAGGACACGACTGCCAGCGCGACGCGAATGTGCGCACACGCGAGAAGGGCGCCGTGCGCGATGCGCACGACGCCCTTCTGCAGAGGAACTGTGGGTCGGGTCAGCCGAAGATGAGCCCGTTGGTCTTCGAGGTCGCCTGGGCGTACCGGTTCTGAACGTCCTCCCAGTTGACGACATTCCAGAACGCCTTGACGTAATCGGCCTTCACGTTCTTGTACTGCAGGTAGTAGGCGTGCTCCCACATGTCGACCTGCAGCAGCGGGATGATGCCGAGCGGCACGTTGGCCTGCTGGTCGTACAGCTGGAAGGTGAGCAGCCGGTCGCCGAGGCTGTCGTAGCCCAGCACGGCCCACCCCGAACCCTGCAGGCCGTTGGCGGCGGCGGTGAACTGCGCCCGGAACTTGTCGAACGAGCCGAACTGGTCGTCGATGGCCGCGGCCAGATCACCCGTCGGCTTGTCGCCACCGTTAGGCGACAGGTTCTTCCACCAGATCGAGTGGTTGACGTGGCCACCGAGGTGGAAGGCCAGGTTCTTCTCGTTGAGGAAGATGGCGGCGTGGTCGCCCTCGCCGCGCGCCTCATCGAGCTTCGCGATGGCGTCGTTGAGCCCCTTCACATAGGTGGCGTGGTGCTTGCTGTGGTGGATCTCGTTGATCTGACCGGAGATATGCGGTTCCAGCGCACCGTAGTCGTAATCCAACTCCGGCAATGTGTACTCAGCCACAGGTTTCCTTCCCTAGGTGTTTCGGTGGAGCGCGGTGTTTCGATGGAGCGTGGTCCTACAAGAGATCCGCAAGATTCGGTCCCTCAAGATCATCCCTCAAGATCGCTGTCCACCTTGCTCCATGCCTGCGCGCACCGCAAGGACGCGTGCGCGTACCGAACGTGTACCCGGGCCGGGGGGAGTTAGAACAGGATGATGAGTGCGAGTACGCCGAGCAGGACGAGTGCGATGACGCTTGCTCGCATGAAAGCCATCAACTGGCTGCGCGTGTAGACGTGCGCGGAGGAGTTCCACTCGGATGGGGGCATGGCCGGATTCGGGCCCAGCGGGTGAGATGCCATCACGAACTCCTGACCAGCACGATCAATATTGTCCCTCGCGTGAGATCTGTCACAGCCTGCGTTGGTGACGACGATCATAGCCCCCGGTTGCCCAACCGTGAAAATCGCGTTCCACGCGCCCTCCGGGGGTCGCGGATCGGCCAGTTTCGGCGGCGGCCACGGGGGCTATTCAGGGGAGGAGCGAGATGCGACCACGGTGCGCGAAAGTCCTCGAGTTCCTCCGTCGTGCCCGCCATGTTCGCTCACCGGCTTGATCACCTGTTGATCACCGGCCCGTGAGTGGGTCCGGTTATCCACAGTCAATTTCGGATGCGCGACGGATTCCGCGGTTCAGGCCGTGTTCGGGCTTTCGCCGGCCTGTGGATGAACCTGTGGAAACTGTGGATAGTCCAACCATTGCTAGGAGACGCGGGTGCGTGCGCCCGTCGCGCATGCCAGCATGGTTGGGACGGATCGCAACCGCGGGATCCGCAGAGGATGAGGCCCCTGGTGGCCGGATCGGACGAGGTTGATGGATGACGTCGAGGTCGGGCAGGCGGAGGTCGCCGACGTTCCGATGACATTTGACCAGTCGGTGGTTCTTCTGGACGTTCGCGAGGACGACGAGTGGCAGCGC from Mycolicibacterium sp. YH-1 harbors:
- a CDS encoding helix-turn-helix transcriptional regulator, with the protein product MSMTFAARLNRLFDTVYPPGRGPHTSAEVIAALKAEGVTMSAPYLSQLRSGNRTNPSVATMAALANFFRIKPAYFTDDEYYEKLDKELTWLAGMRDEGIRRIAARTVGLSPEAKQDLVEKVDELRRQEHLDD
- a CDS encoding ImmA/IrrE family metallo-endopeptidase, giving the protein MPASRRVTRAVNEVLDLAPRRGEVSLNRLVQAVAESRARPIELTMADLPSGVCGQWRQYVDHDVFLIQRGLPAGDRTLAHELGHLVLGHEGISIVEAARDNVELASSDLIGYMLNQRTGCMGPSGEDAEQEAEDFAALLIYRLGRLPSDRSSIVQVRLGEAFG
- a CDS encoding peptidase; the protein is MDTGSGKAVEISPFHSGGSLKGFVVSGRWPDSTKEWAQLLIVAVRVASLPGLLATTTIFGVREELPDAPSPGTVGLVLAEGPVIGEFALPPGYFADHQPPALLMLHPPSETTPSLPECSGAASGCVLLPGLPHLGLEHRAAWVEAESDGTITSMISRVGVDPISHPDTAILAMLLAA
- a CDS encoding superoxide dismutase, which codes for MAEYTLPELDYDYGALEPHISGQINEIHHSKHHATYVKGLNDAIAKLDEARGEGDHAAIFLNEKNLAFHLGGHVNHSIWWKNLSPNGGDKPTGDLAAAIDDQFGSFDKFRAQFTAAANGLQGSGWAVLGYDSLGDRLLTFQLYDQQANVPLGIIPLLQVDMWEHAYYLQYKNVKADYVKAFWNVVNWEDVQNRYAQATSKTNGLIFG